Proteins from a single region of Weeksella virosa DSM 16922:
- a CDS encoding shikimate kinase gives MNISLIGYMGSGKTTVGKILAKQLGRTFIDLDHFIENAHGRTIPEIFREKGEIGFRKIEREMLENLLQKENIILSLGGGTPAYYNNMHLINQLSHSVYLQTPLNELTERLCKNKEQRPLLLHLEDDELAEYIAKHLFERRAFYEQAHTHFKTQQMDPQDVALLLIEHLRYQKILPK, from the coding sequence ATGAATATTTCGTTAATAGGTTATATGGGAAGTGGAAAAACGACGGTCGGAAAAATATTGGCAAAACAACTAGGAAGAACATTTATCGATCTGGATCATTTTATCGAAAATGCACATGGCAGAACGATTCCGGAAATTTTCAGAGAGAAAGGAGAAATTGGTTTCAGGAAAATTGAAAGAGAAATGTTGGAAAACCTCCTACAAAAAGAAAATATTATTTTGTCTTTGGGTGGTGGCACGCCAGCTTATTACAACAATATGCATCTGATAAATCAGCTATCTCATTCTGTATATTTGCAAACCCCTCTGAACGAATTGACGGAAAGATTGTGTAAAAACAAGGAGCAACGTCCTTTATTACTACACCTGGAAGATGATGAGCTAGCCGAGTATATAGCGAAACATTTGTTCGAGCGAAGAGCTTTTTATGAGCAAGCGCACACCCATTTCAAGACACAACAAATGGACCCACAAGATGTGGCTCTATTGCTTATAGAACATCTTCGGTATCAGAAAATTCTCCCGAAATAA